From one Dermacentor silvarum isolate Dsil-2018 chromosome 3, BIME_Dsil_1.4, whole genome shotgun sequence genomic stretch:
- the LOC119446878 gene encoding probable tRNA (uracil-O(2)-)-methyltransferase, which yields MWFNADCSAEVPGKDSFQTALRVWIDKPHTINRRLTGVKPLRERLIKPTVLKSDDSLTALTEQLSSVDVDGLGSVLEPLTHHPECSWRDASEIVGYVLERDLLPKQIDRFSPVREVVIVFSDCAVFYNASKTSAVSPSITYRLRLSDDSRIHLEFFKFKCEDEMSGASWLKDHVLPKVTKWACSEPMTKGKQLVVPSLSQVPIEKYNTMYFNLKKKYGKHLCKIWPETTDPLKYVYEDIAIASYLLAVWDEDKQNGCDEPPTFIDVGCGNGLLVYLLTAEGYDGVGVDVRRRKIWDVFGSTTKLLEQPITPETRFPEYTWWIGNHSDELTPWIPYLASRSRPDARVFLLPCCPFTFHGKYQRQHGGMSQYQSYLLFLQSLCHDLGFDVTLDRLRIPSTKRICLVCKPGERKDRRAAADDIEGFIPSRIDLQQETRLKQEHEVHAEKFEPRAKTEAVRNCTQLDRDFLDCTVDLLARKLLQMGADSPCGSPESPEQDHWLKGGNLHLSELAEVLSKDDLNMLKSQCGGLQTLIRNHKHIFQVDKGLVSLNVPKSAVENEGSSKKNSATKPRGKRKHCWFHRNHPQGCPLQGDECTFIHE from the exons ATGTGGTTTAACGCGGACTGTTCTGCGGAAGTGCCAGGCAAGGATTCCTTCCAAACAGCTTTGAGAGTTTGGATCGACAAACCACACACTATCAATAGGCGATTGACTGGTGTCAAACCTCTCCGTGAGCGTCTGATCAAGCCCACTGTACTGAAGTCCGATGATTCGCTTACCGCTCTGACGGAACAGCTGAGCAGCGTGGACGTAGATGGACTTGGCAGTGTGCTGGAACCCCTGACCCATCATCCCGAATGCTCGTGGAGGGATGCTTCTGAAATCGTTGGTTATGTCCTGGAAAGAGACCTGTTGCCGAAGCAAATTGACCGTTTTTCTCCCGTTAGGGAGGTGGTGATTGTGTTCAGTGACTGTGCTGTGTTTTACAACGCCTCCAAAACATCCGCAGTGTCTCCCAGCATCACGTACAGGCTACGCTTGAGTGATGACTCGAG AATTCATTTGGAATTCTTCAAGTTCAAGTGCGAAGATGAAATGTCGGGGGCGTCGTGGCTCAAGGACCACGTTCTGCCCAAGGTTACCAAGTGGGCTTGCAGCGAACCGATGACAAAGGGTAAGCAACTGGTGGTGCCCTCACTGAGCCAGGTGCCCATTGAAAAGTACAACACAATGTACTTCAACTTGAAGAAGAAGTACGGCAAACATCTTTGCAAG ATCTGGCCTGAAACCACTGATCCCTTAAAATATGTGTATGAAGACATTGCCATTGCAAGCTACCTGTTG GCCGTCTGGGACGAAGATAAGCAGAACGGTTGTGACGAGCCACCCACCTTCATCGACGTTGGCTGTGGCAATGGGCTCCTTGTCTATCTACTGACAGCTGAGGGG TACGATGGTGTTGGTGTGGACGTGAGAAGACGAAAAATATGGGACGTCTTTGGAAGCACTACGAAATTACTG GAGCAGCCCATCACGCCTGAAACACGTTTCCCAGAATACACTTGGTGGATTGGAAACCACTCAGACGAGCTGACCCCATGGATACCGTACCTGGCCTCAAG ATCAAGACCAGATGCACGGGTGTTCCTGCTGCCCTGCTGTCCTTTCACCTTTCATGGGAAGTACCAGCGGCAGCACGGTGGCATGAGCCAGTACCAGTCGTACCTGCTTTTCCTGCAAAGCCTCTGCCACGACCTTGGCTTTGATGTCACTTTGGACAGACTACGCATCCCTTCCACCAAGAGG ATTTGCTTGGTATGCAAGCCAGGAGAGCGAAAAGACCGGCGAGCCGCTGCTGACGACATTGAGGGCTTCATTCCGAGCCGCATCGACTTGCAGCAGGAGACTCGACTAAAGCAAGAGCACGAGGTGCATGCAGAAAAGTTTGAGCCAAGAGCCAAGACGGAGGCTGTCCGCAACTGTACTCAGCTGGACAGGGATTTTCTGGACTGCACGGTGGACCTCTTGGCCAGGAAGCTCCTCCAAATGGGTGCCGACTCACCCTGTGGGTCACCCGAGTCTCCAGAACAAGACCATTGGCTGAAGGGAGGCAA CCTCCATCTGAGTGAGCTTGCAGAAGTGCTAAGCAAAGATGACCTAAACATGTTGAAGAGCCAGTGTGGGGGCCTCCAGACACTGATCAGAAACCACAAGCACATTTTTCAGG